The Desulfonatronum sp. SC1 DNA segment GAGCCGATTTGGGCCAGGGCGTCGGCGATGGTTTCCAGGCGGTCCTGGTGGGCCTCGAAGTCCGGATTCAACTTGGCGGCCATCTTGATGATCGGGACGACTGCTTCTGATACCCTTAAAAAGGCCAAGCCGGATATGGATGCGTCCTGGATTTCTTCGTCTTCGTCTTCCAAGGCGGAGAGGAGATAGTCCTTGAAATTAGCTTGTTCCAGGGTCGGCAGCAGATTCAGGGTCCGCCCTCCCATGATTTGGACCACGGCCTTGACGATTTTGTTGCGTAAAGCGCGGGGCGATTCGTCAAGTCGCTTGAGCAGCAATGGAATGGACTTCAAGTTTCCCATTTCACCGAGGGCGTCCACGATCATTGAAGCCACCAAGTCCGTGGACTGAGGAATGGCCTGGATCAGGGCGTTGATGGAGGATTCGTCCCGGATTTTCAACAAGGCCTCGATAACGGAAAACTGAACCCATTCTTCGTCAGAGAGGGCTTGGTTCAAACTTTGAACCGCTTCGGCAAATCCTAAACTGCCTAGGCTGACGGCGGCCTGATATCGTACGTTGACCTCGGGATCCTTGAGCAGGGCTTGGCATAAATGCGGTACGGCGAGGATGTTTCGAGTGGAACCGAGGATGTCCGAGGTGAAAATGCGGATGTCAACGTCATCGTCCTCCAGCAGGGCGACGAGTAGATTGATGTCCTGGTTGCCCACCTCCCGGAGAATGTCCATGGCCAGATTTCGTACCTGGGCATCCTCGGCTCGAAGCAACGGGCAAAGCCCCCGCACTACCTCGACGCCTCCCAATTGCCGCAAGGCCAAGTCCGCGGCCTCTTGGACCCCCAAGTTCGGATTTTGCAAAAGAATGATCAGTCCGGGGATAGCTTCCTCACAACCGAAATCTCCAGCATCCTGAGCAGCTTCGCGCAGAACTTCCGGATCCTTGACATGGAATCGCTCAATAACTTCTGGACAATCTGTCATGTTCAACCCGTGTTGTCGTTCTTGATGAAAATGCTTTATTGACAATTAGAAAAACTCGGACTCGTTCCACCCTTGAGGAGAGAATGGCAAAGCAAAAGCAATTGGTTCACCCCCCAAACGGTCTTAAAGCATCATGCACGCTTTCTCGTCAAGGTTTGAAAGCTTTTTGCGATGCCCGCATGCCCAGGGCCAAGAGATCTTACAAAAACTCGCCAAAGACACTTGACAAGATGCTCATGTCTCAAATATATATTACCGCTTTAGCGCGCCCGTAGCTCAGCTGGATAGAGTACCGGACTACGAATCCGTTGGTCGCACGTTCGAATCGTGCCGGGCGCACCATAAACAAAATCAAAAGGATACGACAAGAGTCGTATCCTTTTTTTATGTATACGGAAAGGAACAAAAAAAGGGATTCAAGCGCTTACAGCTTGAATCCCTAGTAATATTCTGGTGCCGAAGGGGGGACTCGAACCCCCACGAGGTTTCCCTCACCACCCCCTCAAGATGGCGTGTCTACCAATTCCACCACTTCGGCGCTTGATTTGGGAAGGATTACTGTGTTTCGGTTTGTGATTGCGGAGTAGTATTCTGAGGTTCCACGGGAATAGATATCTGCTCTTCAATGCTTCCGGGAGAGGCGGGAACTTGCGGTAAATCGGCTGGGAAGTCAAGGATCACGGATTCTTCGGCGGTACGCTGTCCGCTCATGTAGGTAAAACTCAGGGAGGTGATGATAAAAATGCTGGCCACGCTGATGGTCAGTTTTTTAAGCAGCCCCCCGGCACCGCTGCTGCCGAAGACGGAACTGCTTCCTCCGCCGAAGATGACTCCCATGCCTTCCTTGCCGGATTGCAGTAAAATGAGAATGACCAGGGCGATACAGGCCATAACGTGAATAGTGATGATCAGTGCGCTCAAAACGATACTCCTTGCGATATTTCAGACAGCCGTGGCAATGGCCGTGAAGCTGTCAACCTGCAAACTTGCACCACCTACCAGCACGCCGTTCACATTGTCAAGGCCGAGGATCGTTTTGGCGTTGTCCGGCTTGACGCTGCCGCCGTAGAGAATGCGGATTTCGCCGCTGCAATGCGGGAAGAAATCCTCTAAAGTCTTGCGAACAAGGACGTGGGCAGCGACGATGTCCTCGGTCTGGGCCACCTTGCCCGTGCCGATGGCCCAGACCGGTTCGTAGGCGATGGTCAATTGGTCCGGGGTCATGCCATCCTTGTTTACCTCGGCCAATCCCAGCCGGAGTTGCCCCTTGAGGACGTTTTCGACACTGCCGTGGGTACGCTGGTCCAGGGTTTCGCCGATGCACAGAATCATGTGCAGCCCGGCCTGCAGGCCGAAGGCGGTCTTTTGGGCGATGAATCGATCGGACTCCTTGAGTATGTGGCGGCGTTCGGAATGGCCGACCAGGGCGTGGGTGCATCCGGCGTCCGCGAGCATGAACGGGGCGACTTCTCCGGTAAAAGCGCCTTCAGCGGATGGATAAAAATTTTGCCCACCCAGGAACAGTCGCCCTTGTCCGCGGATGGTTTCGGCTACGGCCTTGAGCGCGGTGAAGGGCGGCAGCAGCAGGACTTCACGGTCCTCGGGCAAGGAGTCCCGAAGGCCGGCGGACAAGGCGACGGCCAACTGCACCGCCTGGGCCTCGGTTTTGTACATTTTCCAGTTTCCGGCGATCAATGTTTTTGGGGCCGTGCTCATGCGGCACACTCCTTAAGGGCTTTGAAGGCGGGGAGATCCTTGCCTTCCATGAATTCCAGAAAAGCTCCGCCTCCGGTGGAGATGAAGCTGACCTTGTCCGCCATGCCCGAGGCGTGAAGCATGGCGTCCGTGTCACCGCCGCCGACGATGCTCACCGCGGCGGATTCGGCCACGGCAGTTGCCACGCGCATGGAGCCGGAAGCAAAGGCCGGGTTTTCAAACGCGCCCATGGGACCGTTCCAGACCACGGTTCCGGCCCCGGCCAGGACTTCCGCGAACAGCGCTTGAGTAGCCGGGCCAATGTCCAGGACCATTTTGTCCGAGGGAATGTCCTGGTACGGGCAAACCCCGTCGGCCCGCTCGGACTTGAGACCTTCGGCATACACAAAGTCCACGGGAAGATAGAGCGCTGTCCCAAGTTCCTTGGCTTTGGCCAGGACGGTTCGGGCCGTATCCAGAAGATCGTCTTCCACCAGGGAGGCACCCACGCCGAAGCCTTGAGCCTTGATAAAGGTATTGGCCATGGCCCCGCCGATGATCATTCGATCCACCTTTTCCAAAAGGTTGTTCAGCAGTTCCAGCTTGCCGGAGACCTTGGCTCCACCGGAAACGGCCACAAAAGGTCGTTTGGGATCAGCCAGGGCCTGGCCCAGGTACTCCCATTCCTTTTGCATCAATAAACCCGCGCAGCAGGCCGGAATCAGCTTGGTCACGCCGACGTTGGAAGCGTGGGCCCGGTGGGCCGTGCCAAAGGCGTCGCTGACGAAAACGTCCCCCAGTTTGGCCAACTGGGCGCTGAAATCCGGATCGTTCTTGGTTTCTCCGGCATGAAAGCGCAGATTTTCCAGCAGCAGAATCTGCCCGGGCTCAAGGGCTTCGGCCATGGCCTGAACCTCGGGCCCCACGCAGTCCGGGGCCATGGCCACGTCCTTTCCCAGCAGCTCGGAAAGGCGGCGGGCAACAGGCCGCAGGCTCAATTCCGCTACGACCTGGCCCTTGGGACGCCCCATGTGGGAGCAGAGCACCAGCGAGGCTCCGCGTTCCAGGGCCAGTTTCAGGGTGGGCAGGCTGGCTCGGATGCGGGTATCCTCCTTGATGACGCCTTGATCCATGGGCACGTTGTAGTCCACGCGGACCAACAGGCGTTTATTCCGGACATCCACGTCTTTCAAATACGTAATGCTCATCGTTTTCCTCCTGGCTTGAGTGCGACAGGGGCATCTGTCGTGTAGATCAAACATTGGCAAAAGCCATTGGGCCACGGCTTGCCGCGACGCTTCGCGGATCACGCCGCATCAGAACGGCATCTCGCGCTCCCTCCGGGTGCGGATAGTACCCCCTGCGGCGTCCTATCCGTGAAAAACCCAGCGAAGTATAGAGGTGCAGAGCGGCAATGTTGGTTTCGTCCACCTCCAGGTGACAGACCACGACTCCCAGGGCCGATCCGTGATCCATAGCCGCGGTCACCAATTCACGGCCCATCCCGCGGCGCCGGAAACCGGGTAAAACGGCCATGTTCAAAATTTCCATTTCCGGAGGCAGGACCTGGCAGCTTATATAGCCGACCAGCGTCATGTGGTCACGGACTCCATGTATGCGGCACGTGCCTTGATCGTGACCGTTCTGGAACTGTCCGAGGGACCATGGGTCGGGGAAAAGCTCGGCCTCCAGCGAAACAACATCCGGGAGTTCGTCGCGAGAGAGCAGTAAGACGCAGGGCACTGCGGCTGATCCGTTTTCTTGGTGCGGGCGCGGGTAGTATCAGCCAGCGGTCCGCCCGAGGGCCTCGACCATCCTCTGATGGACCAAGGCATTGCTGGCCAGGATGGAGGGGATGTGCAGTTCGAACGCCGAATCGTCCATTCGGGTGACCAATCCTCCGGCCTCACGGACCAACAGCCAGCCCGCGGCCATGTCCCACGGCTTGAGATTAATCTCATAGAACGCGTCAAAGCGACCGCAAGCGACATAGGCCAGGTCGCTTGCCGCGGAGCCGGGCCGTCGAATCCCCTGAGTCAGGCTGAGCATGGTTTCCATCCATCCCAGGATCGGCGGCAACTGCTCCCGGACGGAGTAGGGGAATCCGGTGGCGACCAGCGAATTTTCCAAATCCGGGACGGTGGAAACATGGACCGGAGCGTTGTTGAGGTGGGTGCCCCGGCCCTTGGCGGCATGGAACAGCTCGTTGAGTACGGGCAAGTGGACAAGCCCGAGCTGGACATCCCCCTCGTCCCACAAAGCCACGGAGATGGCCACGAAGGGAAAGCCGTGGGCGAAGTTGGTGGTGCCGTCCAGAGGGTCGATGATCCAGGTGGGGCCGTTCAGTTTTTTTCCCAGGTCGTCGGTGGAGGCCGACTCCTCAGCCAAGAAATCGGCATCGGGGAGCAAATTCCCCAGACGTTCCTTGAGCAGTTTTTCCAGGGCCAGGTCCGCTGTGGTAACCAGATCAATCCGGCCCTTATGGCGGATTTCTCGCGGAGCGTGCCAGTACCGCATCAGCAGATCCCCGGCTTCGCGGACGATGTCGATGGTTTTTGGGAGAAGCAGTGCGTGGTCGGTCATCCGGGGAACATATGCGTAAACAGGGCGGATGCCAAGATGCGGGGGCGAGCATCGAGCTTCGAATAAGGATCAGCCATCAACGAATCAAACTCTCAGACTTCGTTCTCACCAAGGGCAAGCCGGGTAGGCTGTCCAATTGTTGTTCCATTGGCCGACGTTCATGGCCAGGTCGCAGGCCAGGATGGTCATGATTGAGGCAGCCGGTTCCTCCGGGAGGCGGCGGGTGTGGTGGGCGATGATGTAGTCGCGGCGGGGTTGGGGTTCCATGCGACCGGCGTGTTCCATGATCCAGATGCGCTGGCCGCCCTCCACTTCGAAGATCTCTAAGCGCATGCTGATGCTGGTCGTTCCCCTGGAGCCGCCGCTGAGAAAGTAGGGGATTTCGCCGCGGATGATCAGGTCCACATCCAGGGACTTGGCTTTGGCCAAAGCTCTGGGGAGTCCCGGCCAGGTCGCGTCTTCCTCGTAGACAAAGGTGGGAAAGACCGCGGCCTGGCTCCAGGTTTGCCAGAAAATGCGGCCCAGGGCCCGGCCCAGGACGATGGGGTTGTCCGTGGGTTGGGTGACCTGCATGGGATAGAAAAGGGCCGATAGCGGGGCGGCTGGAGTGTTCTTGGGGTAAATCGATATCACGGGAGGGCCTCGGAAAATCGGGGCGTCGGTGGTCACTTCCTGGGGACCGATACGCGGTTCCCAGTAGTTTCCAATCACACCGATATACTCCCCTGTTTGCCGGACCATCTCGCAGCCGGTAAGCATCGCAAAGCCCAAGGCCAAAAGCAGTATCCCAAAGACGAGTCCGTTTCGTTTCCGCATGGTCGAGGCTCTCCTTTGGAGAAAGCTGCTATTGGGGCAAGGGGGAGGCCGTGGGGGCCTCCTTGACGGCTTCGAGTAAGTGTTCGCGGGATTCGATCAGGTTCTCCCGCAACTGGAGCCGCTTTTCAGGAGTGACAAGCCGAAAGTTCGGTCGCTCGATGATTTCCTCAAGCATTTTCATTTCCCGCTCAACTTTCAACAGCCGCGTCTGAAGCTGTGGTTCGTTGACGCAAAACCTGTTCACCGCGGCGGCCAAAGCCCGCACTTCCCGTGACAAATCCAGTAAGGCCTCCGGCCTGGTCTGTTTGGAGACTTCCTGGTAATCCCGGTAATTATTCCAGATTCGTTTCAACCAAGAGAACATGACGACAATTCCTCCGTTGTCCGGCCGCGGGGTTGTTGGTCAGAAGATCGGCGCGCCGCTGCGTTGAGCCATGCTCATGACGATGGCCAGCAGAAGAATGAACGGAATCAAGGGCAGCAACATGGCCAGAATGACTTTGGCCGTCGTCGTCCGATGGATGTACTTGTAGCCCAGAAACGTGATGACCAAGGACCAGATCGCGCCCACTAAAGGGCCGATGAACGGAATCAGCGTCAGCACCATGGGGGCGCTGCCGTAGGTCAGGGCCCGAAACGTCCCCTCGAACCCCCGCGTTGCTCCTCCGACCATGCTCAGGCAGGCGTGGACCAGCATGGCCATGACGTACAAGAGCATGGTCAAAATGATCGGGTAGCCCACCAGCAGCATCGCGGCACTGATCCCCATGGCCTCGCCTTCCCCGGTCATGCCCGACGTCACGCCGGTCATATCCCAGAGCATTTGCAAGACGATCTGAAACTCAGCGATCAGCAGGTAAAAGATCAATGGTTTGATCTGTCCGGCCCCCACGGGCATGGCCTGAAAAAAAGCCACAGGACGGAGCATGGCTCGTTTGATGGTCTCCCAGATGCCGGGAAAAAAACCGTAAATATCCAGCCGTTCCCAGGGTACCTCGATCTCGCCGTCTCCCGTGACTTCTTCAGTGGGGGGCGGATCTCCTGATTCCTGGTGGGGAGAGCCCATGGAAGCGAGGTTGTCCCAGAAGTCGCCATTGCCGGTAGGTGTTTTCCCGGACGAAGTTTTCTCGAATGGCGCTTTTTGGGATGCAGTGTCTTCGGCGGTATCGGCCCGGCCTGTTTGATGGCCGGAGTCGATTTCAGGGGCGCTTTGGGGCTCGGATTGGATTCGATGGGGAGCGGGCTCGTCGCTTGGAGGAGCCGCAAGCAGGGGAGGAGGGGGGACGGCTTCGTCGGCTGTTCGAAATTGAAATTTATGTTTGCATTTCGGGCAGGTGGCGATTTCCGCCCGTTCCGGGATTTTTTCGTCTGAAACGGTCCTGGCGAAGCCGCATTGTGGACAGGTGATTTCCATGGTGTTTCCTCGGGGACAAACGTTCAACAACTTCGTTCATTCCTAGCCCGTCCCGAGGAGAGAAGCAAGCAAGCGTGAAGCCGTACGCGGCTTGCCGGGTGATTACTTGTAGGCGTTCCTGGCGTAGCGCATGGTCGTGGTCGGAGTATTCCTCTCCGGAGCAGCGAAGCCGGAGGCAGAGGCGGTCATGGTGGAGGTGGTCGAGGAAAAAGTAGTTGGATTCTGGTTTTTGATTTCCTCGAACGCGGACTTCAAACCGGAAAGAATGGTGATCACCTCGTCGATGAGCTTGGGGTCCAGCTTGAGGTTGGCCATTAGTAACCGCGTGTTGCAGTAGAAATAGAGCTTGTGCAGGTTCTCGCCAAGCTCACCGCCTTTTTGGGTGTTCAAGCTGCTGTCCAGTTCCCCGATGATGTCCAGGGCTTTGGATATCAACAGTCCTTTTTGCTCCATATCCCGTTCTTTCATCTTTTGCTTGGCCTGCTGCAAGAAATTGATCGCTCCTCCATAGAGCAACACGACAACGTCTCCGGGGTTGGTCGTGGTGACCTGGGTTTGGAGGTAGGCTTTTGCGGCGTTGTACATGCTTTTCTCCAGATCTTGAGGATTAGAATATCACGATGGGCAAAAGCTAATGCCGATTACTTCGTGTCCGAAGTCAACTGCCCAAGCTGTGACCTTATGGAGGCACCGAGCTGGTCGTAATAGCCGAGCAAGGTTTCCAAACGAGCGAACCGAGCGCGTAAGTCCCGCTCCATGCGGGCGATGCGGCGCTGTTCGAACTCGATTTTTCGATCAATACCATCGGTGATGTCGTCGTAGTTCTCTTCAAGTATTTTAAGCGGTCCGGTTTTGATATCCGTCAAATCCTTGAGCGCATCGGCAAGTTCAGGGATCTTGCCGTATTTCAGGAAGACTTTGCCGGAGTAGTCCCCATCCACGGACATATCGTCCACCTTGATGACCATACCGGCCTCCGGCTTGCCGCTCTTGCCGGTGATTTCCCCGTTGCCGCTGTAGTTGGCTTGGTTGCCGTTGATGGTCGCGTTGATGATCTTGCCGTCGCTGACTGTGTATTTCACGACGTACTCACCGCCCTTGGTCACCCCGTCAATGCTGGATAAATACCGGAAGTCCTGGGAATCGCTGGAGCCGATGTAGTCCGCCGCGAATACCCGGGCAAAGGCTTCCGGACGGTTGCGCAAGGAGTGCTCCAAAACTTCCTCGTCCAGTTTGAGCATGCCGAACGTGGGGGAGCCTTGTTCCGCATCCGTGGTGATCCCGATCATGCCCAGGGAGCTGAACACGTCGTTGTTGACGTCAAAGCCAATGCTTTTCACGGAGGTGATGGACTTCAGCCGCGAGTCGATCATCTGGATGGCGTAGTTGCCGGTCAGAATGGATCCGTTGCCGCTTTGATCCACCTTGGTCAATTTGGTGATCTGGGCTCGCACCTCGTTCACCTGGTCCACGAATTCCCGGACATTGTCCAGAACCTTTTCATTGTTCACGGCAATGTTCAGCGTGGTCGTGCCGGCTTGACGTAGGTTGAGGGTTACGCCGTCCAACAGGTCGGATATCGTGTTCGTGGAGCGTTCAATCCAGTCATCAGCGCCCGGGGGGAAGCCGTCGATCTTGAGTTTGGAGTTCTGCGCGGCTTGGGTTTCATTGAAGTCTGCGTCCGTAAAGCCGGGAACCGTGGTGGTATCGTTGATGGCAATCATCTTGCTCGCTCCCAGGTCCATGCCCCGAAGCTGTAAGTGGTACTCACCTTCCGCGCTTTTGATGATGCTGGCCCGGATACCCGGGTTTTCCGGATCCGTATTGATCAAGTTGCGCAGGCCCTCCAGGCTGCCTCCGGACGGCAGGTTCAGCATCCTGGTTTTGCCATTGTAGGAATAGCTGAACACCTGGGCCGAGCCCCCGGTGATGTCCTCGGTCGTGCTGGGCTTGAAGGTTTCGCTGGTCCGAATGTGGTTCTGGGCCAGTTGGTGAACTTCCAGCACATGGCTGCCAACTTGGGCCTTGTCCGTGGCCGTGGCCGTAAGCACGTTCTTGTTGACGCTGTCCGCGTCCTTGACCATGAATTTGGCCATGGTATTGATGCGTTGCAGGTTGGTCCGCAGGTTGAGCATCTTGGAATTCAGTTCCCGAAACCCTTCCTGCTTTTTCTCCCACTCCTTTTTCCAGAGTTCCAGGCGGGCGGTTTGTCTGCGCTCCAAGTTGATCAACTGCTCAATCATGGTTTTGAAGTCCGTTCCGGACCCCAGACCCGTGAAGTTGATCGATCCTGATATAAGGGCTTCCGTATCCATGATGCGACCTTGTTGGGAAAAAGTTGCTGGTTCGATTTACCTCATGTTATTTCAAGCAAAGTCGATGCCATTATCTTGATTGGCCGCCATCACCAAAAAAAGGCCGGACCCTGGGACAGGGCCCGGCCTTGAAGATCAAGCCCTGGTTGATGGTTAGCCGCCGATGAGCTGCATTGCCATCCTGGGCAGGGAGTTGGCCTGGGCGAGCATGGCCACGCCGGCCTGGGTCAGAATCTGGCTGCGCACGAATGCAGTCATCTCCAAGGCAATGTCCGCGTCCGAAATCCGCGATTCCGCGGCCTGGATGTTTTCAGCCTGAATCTGGAGATTGGTGATGGTGTTTTGCAGCCGGTTCTGCAGGGCGCCGAGGCTGGCTCGGATGTTGTCCTTGGAGAGAATGGCATTTTCCAGTGCATCCAGGGCTCGCTGGGCACCCTGTTGGGTGGATATGGAATAGCCGGCATCCCCTTGAAGGCCGATACCACTGACATGCTCTCTGTTAGCAAAATTACCTACGCCCAACGCCGAAGCCGTGGAGTTGCCGATGGCAATATAGTAATAGTCTTCGCTGCTGTCGTTGGATGGTCCAAAGTGTACTTTCAGGGGGCCTGTTGACTGCAGGCCAGAGCCAATATGCCCTGCCCCCCAACCGTGAGGATTGCCAGCAGCGTCCGTACTACCTGCAACGCCTCCTCCCGATAAATTCCCATTCAGGAGATAAATACCATTAAACTTCGTGGCACTCGCGATTCGGGTGATTTCCGAGGCCATGGCCTGATACTCGGAGTCAATGATCAGCCGCTGGTCCGAGTTGTAGGTGCCTGTGGCCGCCTGGGTGGCCAGTTCCTTCATCCGGATCAGCTTTTCGTCGATAACGGCCAGGGCGCCGTCAGCGGTCTGGATCATCGAAATGGCGTCGTTGGCGTTGCGGACACCCTGGTTCAACGAGGCGATCTCCGCCCGCATCAACTCACGAATGGCCAAACCGGCGGCGTCGTCGGCGCCGCTGTTGATTCGCAGACCGGATGAAAGGCGTTGGGTGGATGTGGCCAGAGCGCTATAATTGCCACCCAGGTTTCGGGCCGCGTTCATGGCCATGAGATTGTTGTTAATACTTAACATAGCACTTCCTCCTTGCAATATGTTGGCTTCCTTGCCTGGGCGTCAAACCGTCCATCATGGACATGATCCGCACCCGCCGCGGGTGGGGCCGCCCAGTATTTGACTACTGTATCGACGGATGAAGAAAAAACTTTAGGGCGGAATCGAAATGCACGAGATATTCAGATCATCTCTCTCCGTCACCATAAGGGTTGTTTGGGAAAAGCTTACCGTATCTGATAATCCGGAAGGCAAGGCAGGAAGTGATTTGCAAAAAAGAAGCCGTTTCGCAGGTTCGCTAAAAACTCAATCTGTTCACCCAACCTTCCGCTTCTTCCGATACGTGGCCAGCCAGGAGTTGAGCCGCGGTTCCTGGCCTTGAAGTTTGGGCTCGTAGAAGCGAAGGTTGACTTCGGCGGGGAGGTAGTCTTGTTCCACCCAGGCATCGGGGTAGGCGTGGGGGTATTTGTAGCCGCGGCCGTAGCCCCATTCCTTTTGCAGGGCCGAGGAGGCGTTGCGCAGGTGCAGGGGAACGGGCCGTGGGCCGTGGGCGCGGATTTCCTTTTGGGCGGCCAGGTAGGCGGCGTAGGTGGCGTTGCTCTTGGGAGCCAGGGAGAGGTAGACGGTGGTTTCAGCCAGGGGGATAAAGCCTTCGGGCATGCCCACGAATTCCACGGCCTGCTGGCAGGCCACGGCCAAGCCAAGGGCCTGGGGATCGGCCAGGCCGACGTCCTCGGAGGCTGAGAGAATCAGGCGACGGCAGATGAAGCGGGGATCCTCGCCGCTTTCCAAGAGACAAGCCAGGTAGTAGAGGGCCGCGTCCGGGTCGCTGCCGCGGATGGATTTGATCAATGCGGAGGCAAGTTCATAGTGGGAGTCGCCCTCCCGGTCCCCGCGCAGAACCACTTCGGGCAAGGCTTGACGCAGCTTGTCCT contains these protein-coding regions:
- a CDS encoding replication-associated recombination protein A, translated to MSFQQPLAAAIRPTKLEDFVGQDHLRIRLHALFQAKRMPSLLLFGPPGCGKSTLALLLATSRNKPYLRLSAPEVGLANLRKKLENMEILVLDELHRFSKAQQDFFLPILESGEVTLLATTTENPSFSVTKQLLSRMHVLRLRPLNRQELTILANRGAQSLEAAIPETSLEILAGLSNGDARTLFNLLELTAELSPEKWAEDKLRQALPEVVLRGDREGDSHYELASALIKSIRGSDPDAALYYLACLLESGEDPRFICRRLILSASEDVGLADPQALGLAVACQQAVEFVGMPEGFIPLAETTVYLSLAPKSNATYAAYLAAQKEIRAHGPRPVPLHLRNASSALQKEWGYGRGYKYPHAYPDAWVEQDYLPAEVNLRFYEPKLQGQEPRLNSWLATYRKKRKVG